The following proteins are co-located in the Nocardia bhagyanarayanae genome:
- the thiE gene encoding thiamine phosphate synthase, whose product MQPSLPNRTLPPRERLATARLYLCTDARREKGDLAKFAEAALAGGVDIIQLRDKGSPGEAKFGPMEAKAELGALAELKAATRRHGALLAVNDRADIALAANADVLHLGQGDLPPWYARRILGPDVVIGRSTHNRAQAGLAAIDEHIDYFCTGPVWSTPTKPGRQAAGIELIRSTADAHPTRPWFAIGGIDQQRLPELLAAGADRIVVVRAITEARDPEAAAGELKSALLANSRT is encoded by the coding sequence GTGCAACCCTCCCTCCCGAACCGAACGCTGCCGCCACGGGAGCGCCTGGCCACCGCGCGGCTCTATCTGTGCACCGACGCCCGGCGCGAGAAGGGCGATCTGGCCAAGTTCGCCGAAGCCGCGCTCGCGGGCGGGGTCGACATCATCCAGCTCAGAGACAAGGGATCACCGGGCGAGGCCAAGTTCGGGCCGATGGAGGCCAAGGCGGAACTCGGCGCGCTCGCGGAGCTGAAGGCCGCCACCCGCAGGCACGGCGCGCTGCTCGCGGTGAACGACCGCGCCGACATCGCGCTGGCCGCGAACGCCGACGTGCTGCACCTCGGCCAGGGTGACCTGCCGCCGTGGTACGCGCGCCGCATCCTCGGACCGGACGTGGTGATCGGCCGCTCGACGCACAACAGGGCGCAGGCCGGTCTCGCCGCCATCGACGAGCACATCGACTACTTCTGCACCGGTCCGGTGTGGTCCACGCCGACCAAGCCGGGTCGCCAGGCCGCAGGCATCGAGCTGATCCGCTCCACCGCCGACGCGCACCCGACCAGGCCCTGGTTCGCCATCGGCGGCATCGATCAGCAGCGGCTGCCCGAACTGCTCGCGGCGGGCGCCGACCGGATCGTGGTGGTGCGGGCGATCACCGAGGCCCGCGATCCCGAGGCCGCGGCA
- the thiO gene encoding glycine oxidase ThiO has translation MRTLAVVGGGAIGLAVAWRAAEAGWQVTLFDPAVGSGASWVAGGMLAPLSEGWPGEDRVLEFGAAALARWPEFAARLESVSGAEVFVADETLTVALDGADAADLRTVADWVGGHGHELRVLDRAGVRELEPALARTVRAGLLAAAEPAIDNRRLLDALRHAVAAAGVELRAEEVTDLDALAFDQIVLAAGAASARLWPGLPVRPVKGEILRLRHRPGAAPAPRRVIRARVHGRPVYLVPRRDGIVVGATQYEAGFDTAVTVAGVRDLIADAEAVLPGIGEYELAEAAAGSRPGSPDNLPLIGRLTDRLIAATGHGRNGMLTVPLTVDAVLSLLSGTVLPEAKAADPHRFSTTPVASSLSTAGGVR, from the coding sequence ATGCGGACTCTCGCCGTCGTCGGTGGCGGCGCCATCGGGCTGGCGGTGGCGTGGCGGGCCGCCGAGGCGGGATGGCAGGTCACGCTGTTCGATCCGGCCGTCGGATCGGGCGCGTCGTGGGTAGCCGGAGGGATGCTGGCGCCGCTGTCCGAGGGCTGGCCCGGTGAGGATCGCGTTCTGGAATTCGGCGCCGCCGCGCTGGCCCGCTGGCCGGAGTTCGCGGCCCGGCTGGAGTCCGTGTCGGGCGCTGAGGTCTTCGTCGCCGACGAGACACTGACCGTCGCGCTGGACGGCGCCGACGCCGCCGATCTCCGCACCGTCGCCGACTGGGTCGGCGGACACGGTCACGAGTTGCGCGTGCTCGACCGCGCGGGCGTCCGCGAACTGGAACCGGCACTCGCTCGCACCGTGCGCGCGGGTTTGCTGGCGGCGGCCGAACCCGCCATCGACAACCGGCGGCTGCTCGACGCCTTGCGGCACGCCGTGGCCGCCGCGGGCGTCGAACTGCGCGCCGAGGAGGTCACCGATCTCGACGCGCTCGCCTTCGATCAGATCGTGCTCGCCGCCGGCGCCGCCTCGGCGCGGCTGTGGCCGGGACTTCCGGTGCGGCCCGTCAAGGGGGAGATCCTGCGCCTGCGTCACCGGCCGGGCGCCGCGCCGGCGCCGCGCCGGGTGATCCGGGCAAGGGTGCACGGCAGGCCGGTGTATCTGGTCCCGCGCCGGGACGGGATCGTCGTCGGCGCAACGCAATACGAGGCGGGTTTCGACACGGCGGTGACCGTGGCGGGCGTCCGCGACCTGATCGCCGACGCCGAGGCCGTGCTGCCCGGAATCGGCGAATACGAACTCGCCGAGGCGGCCGCGGGTTCCCGGCCCGGCAGCCCCGACAACCTACCGCTGATCGGCAGGCTCACCGACCGGCTGATCGCCGCCACCGGGCACGGCCGCAACGGCATGCTCACCGTGCCGCTGACCGTCGACGCGGTGCTGAGCCTGTTGTCCGGCACGGTGCTGCCGGAAGCGAAAGCCGCCGACCCGCACCGCTTTTCGACGACGCCGGTAGCGTCGTCCCTATCCACCGCAGGAGGAGTTCGATGA
- the thiS gene encoding sulfur carrier protein ThiS, translating into MTATSVPIGVTVNGQDHEFAEPLTVRELLARLELPCQGVALAVDGAVFPKSRWDEPVGRGWKIEVLTAVQGG; encoded by the coding sequence ATGACCGCGACATCCGTTCCCATCGGCGTCACCGTCAACGGGCAGGATCACGAATTCGCCGAACCGCTCACCGTCCGTGAGCTTTTGGCCCGCCTCGAACTGCCCTGTCAGGGCGTGGCGCTGGCGGTGGACGGCGCGGTGTTCCCGAAGTCGCGCTGGGACGAGCCCGTCGGCCGCGGCTGGAAGATCGAGGTCCTGACGGCGGTTCAAGGTGGGTAA
- a CDS encoding thiazole synthase, with product MGNAPLRIADREFGSRLIMGTGGAESLAVLEEALVASGTELTTVAMRRVDAAGGTGVLDLLKRLDITPLPNTAGCRTAAEAVLTAQLAAEALDTNWVKLEVIADERTLLPDPIELLSAAEQLVDAGFVVLPYTSDDPVLARRLEDAGCAAVMPLGAPIGTGLGIGNPHNIEMIVAAAGVPVILDAGIGTASDAALAMELGCSAVLLATAVTRARHPELMAAAMADAVRAGYLARQAGRIPKRFWAQASSPEL from the coding sequence GTGGGTAACGCGCCGCTACGCATCGCCGACCGCGAGTTCGGCTCCCGGCTCATCATGGGCACCGGCGGCGCCGAGAGCCTCGCCGTGCTCGAGGAGGCGCTGGTCGCCTCCGGCACCGAGCTGACCACCGTCGCCATGCGCCGGGTGGACGCCGCGGGCGGCACCGGTGTGCTGGATCTGCTCAAGCGCCTGGACATCACGCCGCTGCCCAACACGGCGGGCTGCCGCACCGCCGCCGAGGCCGTGCTGACCGCGCAGTTGGCCGCCGAGGCGCTGGACACCAACTGGGTGAAGCTCGAGGTCATCGCCGACGAGCGGACGCTGCTGCCCGATCCGATCGAATTGCTCAGCGCCGCCGAGCAATTGGTGGACGCCGGATTCGTCGTGCTGCCCTACACCTCCGACGACCCGGTGCTGGCGCGGCGGTTGGAGGACGCGGGCTGCGCCGCCGTCATGCCGCTCGGCGCCCCGATCGGCACCGGTCTCGGCATCGGCAACCCGCACAACATCGAGATGATCGTGGCCGCCGCGGGCGTGCCGGTGATCCTGGACGCGGGCATCGGCACCGCGAGCGACGCCGCCCTCGCCATGGAGCTCGGCTGCTCCGCGGTGCTGCTGGCCACCGCCGTCACCCGTGCGAGGCACCCCGAGTTGATGGCCGCCGCGATGGCCGACGCCGTCCGGGCCGGCTACCTGGCCAGGCAGGCGGGCCGCATCCCGAAGCGCTTCTGGGCTCAGGCGTCCTCCCCGGAGCTCTGA
- a CDS encoding ABC transporter ATP-binding protein encodes MIELRGLTKHYGQTAAVQDLSFTVRPGQVTGFLGPNGAGKSTTMRMILGLDKPTAGTALIQGKQYHELDHPLRTVGALLDAKWVHPNRSARSHLQWLAASNGIAKSRVDEVLRLVGLSEVAGKNAGGFSLGMSQRLGLAGALLGDPEVLLFDEPVNGLDPEGILWIRRFMQRLAAEGRTVLVSSHLLSEMAQTAEHLVVIGRGQLIADTTTREFIERASEQSVRVRSPQLDQLRSLLTSNGMTVREDGAGGDGPALLVAGVPSDAVGKLAGANDITLFELSPQRASLEEAFMRMTGGSVQYHGEGFDQVMGGAL; translated from the coding sequence ATGATCGAACTGAGGGGCCTGACCAAACATTACGGCCAGACCGCCGCGGTTCAGGATCTGTCCTTCACCGTGCGACCCGGACAGGTGACGGGCTTCCTGGGACCGAACGGCGCAGGCAAGTCCACGACGATGCGGATGATCCTGGGCCTCGACAAGCCGACCGCGGGTACCGCGCTCATTCAGGGCAAGCAGTACCACGAGCTGGACCATCCGCTGCGGACCGTCGGCGCGCTGCTGGACGCCAAGTGGGTGCATCCGAACCGTTCGGCGCGTTCGCACCTGCAATGGCTCGCGGCGTCCAACGGCATCGCCAAGTCCCGGGTGGACGAGGTGCTGCGGCTGGTCGGACTCTCCGAGGTCGCGGGCAAGAACGCGGGCGGTTTCTCGCTGGGCATGTCGCAGCGGCTCGGCCTGGCGGGCGCCCTGCTCGGCGATCCCGAGGTGCTGCTGTTCGACGAGCCGGTGAACGGCCTCGACCCGGAGGGCATCCTGTGGATCCGCCGGTTCATGCAGCGGCTGGCGGCCGAGGGGCGCACCGTGCTGGTCTCCAGCCACCTGCTTTCCGAGATGGCGCAGACCGCCGAGCACCTGGTGGTGATCGGGCGCGGTCAGCTGATCGCCGACACCACCACGCGAGAGTTCATCGAGCGCGCCTCCGAGCAGTCGGTGCGGGTGCGCAGCCCGCAGCTCGACCAGCTGCGCAGCCTGCTCACATCCAACGGCATGACCGTCCGTGAGGACGGCGCGGGCGGGGACGGACCCGCGCTGCTCGTCGCGGGCGTCCCGAGCGACGCGGTCGGCAAACTGGCCGGCGCGAACGACATCACGCTGTTCGAGCTCTCGCCGCAGCGGGCCTCGCTGGAGGAGGCGTTCATGCGGATGACGGGTGGTTCGGTGCAGTACCACGGCGAAGGTTTCGATCAGGTGATGGGAGGTGCGCTCTGA
- a CDS encoding ABC transporter permease produces MGVLAAERIKLTSTRSPWWCAALTVVFALGITALFSLLLNVSMNAYQDDPTISPEPPYAENVMAGLGITGVSFIPGFGYILIMILAALAVTSEYRFGTIKATFLAAPHRSTVLVTKASMIAVGAAVLSAILTFLSFLILKALTDSDVGSKLSLTDGDLKVFYAVPIFAALVVFLSVGVGALVRQSAGALSLLIVWPVLIEPIIGAFGKYGRNIQVFLPFQNANRFLGLEDTGLPWHWGAWPALLYFAAFVAIVFGAALVVVNKRDA; encoded by the coding sequence ATGGGCGTGTTGGCAGCGGAACGAATCAAACTCACCTCGACCAGGTCGCCCTGGTGGTGCGCCGCCCTGACGGTGGTCTTCGCCCTCGGCATCACCGCGCTGTTCAGCCTGCTGCTGAACGTGTCGATGAACGCCTACCAGGACGACCCGACGATCTCGCCGGAACCGCCGTACGCGGAGAACGTGATGGCGGGCCTCGGTATCACCGGCGTCTCGTTCATCCCCGGCTTCGGCTACATCCTGATCATGATCCTGGCCGCGTTGGCGGTGACGAGCGAATACCGCTTCGGCACCATCAAGGCCACCTTCCTCGCCGCGCCCCACCGTTCCACGGTGCTGGTCACCAAGGCGAGCATGATCGCGGTCGGCGCCGCGGTGCTCTCCGCGATCCTGACCTTCCTCAGCTTCCTCATCCTGAAGGCGCTGACCGACAGCGATGTCGGCAGCAAGCTCAGCCTGACCGACGGCGACCTGAAGGTCTTCTACGCGGTCCCGATCTTCGCCGCGCTGGTCGTGTTCCTCTCGGTGGGCGTCGGCGCCCTGGTCCGGCAGTCGGCGGGCGCGCTGTCGCTGCTGATCGTCTGGCCGGTGCTGATCGAGCCGATCATCGGCGCGTTCGGCAAGTACGGCCGCAACATCCAGGTGTTCCTGCCCTTCCAGAACGCGAACCGCTTCCTCGGACTCGAGGACACCGGATTGCCGTGGCACTGGGGCGCCTGGCCCGCGCTGCTCTACTTCGCGGCCTTCGTCGCCATCGTGTTCGGCGCGGCCCTGGTCGTGGTGAACAAGCGCGACGCCTGA
- a CDS encoding adenylate/guanylate cyclase domain-containing protein — MSDTPSGGAEPGSRPEDNGGVEPEVVIPLVPAEEAGGARRSGPNLRKAQISALMNAANQRPDLIGVLRKAREQLPGDPSFGDPLSVSGPGGARAVARAADKLVGDTPSAAREIGFGALQVWQAMLERVGRGKGSEEITVMFTDLVAFSSWSLTAGDEATLELLREVAKAIEPPIAERGGRVVKRMGDGLMAVFPSADRAVRAAMQARRNLAEIDLRGYRPRMRMGLHTGSPREIGGDWLGVDVTIAARVMEAGGNGNTMISEATLQSLEPETLAELGLTVKPYRRSFFAAPLSGVPEDLRIFRLSRN; from the coding sequence GTGAGTGATACACCTTCCGGCGGTGCCGAGCCGGGGTCGCGGCCGGAGGACAACGGCGGTGTCGAACCCGAGGTCGTGATTCCGCTGGTGCCCGCCGAGGAGGCGGGCGGCGCCCGGCGTTCGGGGCCGAATCTTCGCAAGGCGCAGATCTCCGCGCTGATGAACGCGGCCAACCAGCGGCCGGACCTGATCGGGGTGCTGCGCAAGGCGCGTGAACAACTTCCGGGTGACCCGTCCTTCGGTGATCCGCTGTCGGTCAGCGGGCCGGGCGGCGCCCGCGCGGTCGCGAGGGCCGCCGACAAGCTGGTCGGCGACACCCCGAGCGCGGCGCGCGAGATCGGCTTCGGCGCGCTTCAGGTCTGGCAGGCCATGCTGGAGCGGGTCGGCCGGGGCAAAGGTAGCGAAGAAATAACTGTCATGTTCACCGACCTGGTTGCCTTCTCCAGTTGGTCGCTGACAGCGGGCGACGAGGCGACGCTCGAACTGCTCCGCGAGGTCGCCAAGGCCATCGAACCGCCGATCGCCGAACGCGGCGGCCGGGTGGTGAAGCGCATGGGCGACGGGCTCATGGCCGTGTTCCCCTCGGCCGACCGCGCTGTGCGCGCCGCGATGCAGGCTAGGCGCAACCTGGCCGAGATCGATTTGCGCGGCTATCGCCCGCGGATGCGGATGGGACTGCACACCGGCTCGCCGCGCGAGATCGGCGGCGACTGGCTCGGCGTCGACGTCACCATCGCCGCGCGCGTCATGGAAGCGGGCGGCAACGGCAACACCATGATCTCCGAGGCCACCCTCCAGTCCCTGGAGCCGGAAACGCTCGCGGAACTGGGCTTGACCGTCAAGCCCTACCGACGCAGTTTCTTCGCGGCCCCGCTCAGCGGCGTCCCGGAAGACCTGCGCATCTTCCGGTTGTCGAGGAACTGA
- a CDS encoding acyclic terpene utilization AtuA family protein encodes MSKLAADPDVIRIGNCSGFYGDRLSAMREMLEGGQLDVLTGDYLAELTMLILGRDRMKDPSLGYAKTFVKQIEDCLGLALERNVQIVANAGGLNPAGLAEKLRKVAADLGLDAKIAHVEGDDLLSRASELGLGSPLTANAYLGAWGIVECLNAGADIVVTGRVTDASVIVGPAAAHFGWGRTDYDALAGAVVAGHVIECSTQATGGNYAFFTELADLGRPGFPIAEIRRDGSSVITKHEGTGGAVTVDTVEAQLMYEIQGARYAGPDVTTRLDTIRLTQEAPDRVLITGVAGEAPPPQLKVSLNTLGGFRNEMEFILTGLDIEAKAALAQRQLESWLPVRPAELEWTLARLDRPDADTEEQASALLRCVVRDPDPNKVGRAFSSVAVELALASYPGCSFTAVPGNGSPYGVYTPGFVDATEVPHTAVLADGSRIEVTPAAETLALEDVPEPGLPEPLPANETRRAPLGAVALARSGDKGGDANIGVWVRTDEQWRWLVHTLTVERMKELLPEAAPLTVTRHVLPNLRAVNFIISGLLGKGVAYQARFDPQAKGLGEWLRSRHLDIPVELLS; translated from the coding sequence ATGAGTAAGTTGGCCGCCGATCCGGATGTCATCCGCATCGGCAACTGTTCCGGGTTCTACGGTGATCGGCTCAGCGCCATGCGCGAGATGCTCGAAGGCGGGCAGCTCGACGTGCTCACCGGCGACTATCTCGCCGAGCTCACCATGTTGATCCTGGGCAGGGACCGGATGAAGGACCCGAGCCTCGGCTACGCCAAGACCTTCGTCAAGCAGATCGAGGACTGCCTCGGGCTCGCGCTGGAACGCAACGTGCAGATCGTCGCCAACGCGGGCGGTCTGAACCCGGCCGGGCTGGCCGAGAAGCTGCGCAAGGTGGCCGCCGATCTCGGGCTCGACGCCAAGATCGCACACGTCGAGGGCGACGATCTGCTTTCGCGCGCAAGCGAACTCGGACTCGGAAGCCCGCTCACGGCGAATGCCTACCTCGGCGCGTGGGGCATCGTCGAATGCCTGAACGCGGGCGCGGACATCGTCGTCACCGGCCGGGTCACCGACGCCTCGGTGATCGTCGGCCCGGCGGCCGCGCACTTCGGTTGGGGACGAACGGATTACGACGCGCTCGCGGGCGCGGTCGTCGCGGGTCACGTCATCGAGTGCAGCACCCAGGCGACCGGCGGCAACTACGCCTTCTTCACCGAACTCGCCGATCTCGGCAGGCCCGGCTTCCCGATCGCCGAGATCCGCCGCGACGGCAGCAGCGTGATCACCAAGCACGAGGGCACCGGCGGCGCGGTCACGGTCGACACGGTCGAGGCGCAGCTGATGTACGAGATCCAGGGCGCGCGCTACGCGGGCCCGGACGTCACGACGCGGCTCGACACCATCCGGCTGACCCAGGAAGCCCCCGACCGCGTGCTCATCACCGGTGTCGCGGGCGAGGCGCCGCCGCCGCAGCTCAAGGTGTCGCTGAACACCCTCGGCGGCTTCCGCAACGAGATGGAATTCATCCTCACCGGTCTGGACATCGAGGCGAAAGCCGCACTGGCGCAACGTCAGCTGGAATCCTGGCTGCCGGTGCGCCCGGCCGAGCTGGAGTGGACCCTCGCCCGGCTGGACCGGCCGGACGCCGACACCGAGGAGCAGGCCAGCGCGCTGCTGCGCTGCGTGGTCCGCGACCCGGATCCGAACAAGGTCGGCCGCGCCTTCTCCAGCGTCGCGGTGGAACTGGCCCTGGCGAGCTACCCGGGATGCAGCTTCACCGCCGTGCCGGGAAACGGCTCGCCGTACGGCGTGTACACGCCCGGTTTCGTGGACGCCACCGAGGTGCCGCACACCGCGGTGCTGGCGGACGGCTCCCGTATCGAGGTAACGCCCGCAGCGGAAACCCTGGCACTGGAAGACGTTCCGGAGCCGGGTCTTCCTGAGCCGTTGCCCGCCAACGAGACTCGCCGCGCACCGCTCGGCGCCGTCGCACTGGCCCGCAGCGGCGACAAGGGCGGTGACGCGAACATCGGCGTCTGGGTGCGCACCGACGAGCAGTGGCGCTGGCTGGTGCACACGCTCACCGTCGAGCGGATGAAGGAACTGCTGCCGGAGGCCGCGCCGCTCACCGTCACCAGGCACGTGCTGCCGAACCTGCGCGCCGTGAACTTCATCATCTCCGGCCTGCTCGGCAAGGGTGTGGCCTACCAGGCCCGCTTCGATCCGCAGGCCAAGGGGCTCGGCGAATGGCTGCGCTCCCGTCACCTCGATATCCCCGTGGAGCTGCTCTCATGA
- a CDS encoding acyl-CoA dehydrogenase family protein, with the protein MTSAVVSPWNTPERRELRATVRGFVEREILPYLDQWERDGEIPRELHKKAGALGLLGIQFPESAGGSGGDGVDAMIVCEEMHQAGASGGLFASLFTCGISVPHIIASGNEDLIERFARPTLAGEKIGSLAITEPGGGSDVGHLTTTARRDGDHYIVNGAKTYITSGVRADFVVTAVRTGGPGSGGISLLVVEKGTPGFTVSRKLDKMGWRASDTAELSYVDVRVPVENLVGPENSGFYQIAGAFVSERVGLAVQAYSQAQRCLELTLEWVRNRETFGRPLISRQAVQNTVTAMARRIDVARVYTRDVVQRSANGETDLIAEVCFAKNTAVEAGEWVANQAVQLFGGLGYMRESEVERQYRDIRILGIGGGTTEILTALAAKRLGYQA; encoded by the coding sequence ATGACCAGTGCCGTAGTCAGTCCGTGGAATACGCCGGAGCGGCGCGAATTGCGCGCCACCGTGCGCGGTTTCGTCGAGCGCGAGATCCTGCCGTACCTCGACCAGTGGGAGCGCGACGGCGAGATCCCGCGCGAGCTGCACAAGAAGGCGGGCGCGCTCGGCCTGCTCGGCATCCAGTTCCCCGAGTCGGCGGGCGGCTCCGGCGGTGACGGTGTCGACGCCATGATCGTCTGCGAGGAGATGCACCAGGCGGGCGCCTCCGGCGGCCTGTTCGCCTCGCTGTTCACCTGCGGCATCTCGGTGCCGCACATCATCGCCTCCGGCAACGAGGACCTGATCGAGCGCTTCGCCCGCCCGACCCTGGCCGGTGAGAAGATCGGCTCGCTGGCCATCACCGAGCCGGGCGGCGGCTCCGACGTCGGCCACCTCACCACCACCGCGCGCCGCGACGGCGACCACTACATCGTCAACGGCGCGAAGACCTACATCACCTCCGGCGTCCGTGCCGACTTCGTGGTCACCGCGGTGCGCACCGGCGGCCCCGGCTCGGGCGGCATCTCGCTGCTCGTGGTGGAGAAGGGCACGCCAGGGTTCACCGTCAGCCGGAAGCTGGACAAGATGGGCTGGCGCGCCTCCGACACCGCGGAACTGTCCTACGTGGACGTGCGGGTACCGGTGGAGAATCTGGTGGGCCCGGAGAACTCCGGTTTCTATCAGATCGCGGGCGCGTTCGTCAGCGAGCGGGTCGGCCTCGCCGTGCAGGCGTACTCGCAGGCGCAGCGCTGCCTCGAGCTGACCCTCGAGTGGGTGCGCAACCGCGAGACCTTCGGCCGCCCGCTGATCAGCAGGCAGGCCGTGCAGAACACGGTGACCGCGATGGCGCGCCGCATCGACGTCGCCCGCGTCTACACCCGGGATGTGGTGCAGCGCAGCGCCAATGGCGAGACCGACCTGATCGCCGAGGTGTGCTTCGCCAAGAACACCGCCGTCGAGGCGGGCGAGTGGGTGGCCAACCAGGCCGTTCAGCTCTTCGGCGGCCTCGGTTACATGCGCGAGTCCGAGGTGGAGCGCCAGTACCGTGACATCCGCATCCTCGGCATCGGCGGTGGCACCACCGAGATCTTGACCGCACTCGCCGCCAAACGATTGGGGTACCAGGCATGA
- a CDS encoding acyl-CoA carboxylase subunit beta, whose product MTTLRSTLDSGSAEYAAAAEAMNTKLAEIGAEFAKNVAGGGPDKMARHRKRGKLTARERIELLIDEDSPFLELCPLAAWGSDFHVGGSVIAGIGIVEGVECMIVAPDPTVRGGTSNPWTLRKNLRMNDIAMENRLPVIGLVESGGADLPTQKEVFVPGGRMFRDLTKLSAMGIPTIALVFGNSTAGGAYVPGMSDYTVMIKERSKVFLGGPPLVKMATGEESDDESLGGAEMHARTSGLADYLAVDEQDAIRIGRSIVKRLNWKKQGPAPRAEVIEPLFDQEELLGIVPSDLKIPFDPREVIARVVDGSDFDEFKPLYGSSLVTGWAELHGYPVGILANARGVLFSEEAQKAAQFIQLANQSDTPLLFLHNTTGYMVGKEFEQKGIIKHGAMMINAVSNSKVPHISLLMGASYGAGHYGMCGRAYDPRFVFAWPSAKSAVMGGAQLAGVISIVGRAAAEAKGMPFDEEADAGMRAMIEAQIEAESLPMFMSGRLYDDGVIDPRDTRTVLGMALSAIHNAPIKGAEGFGVFRM is encoded by the coding sequence ATGACGACCTTGCGCAGCACCCTCGACAGCGGTTCGGCGGAGTACGCCGCCGCCGCCGAGGCGATGAACACCAAGCTCGCCGAGATCGGCGCCGAATTCGCCAAGAACGTCGCGGGCGGCGGTCCGGACAAGATGGCGCGGCACCGCAAGCGCGGCAAGCTGACCGCGCGCGAACGCATCGAGCTGCTCATCGACGAGGACTCGCCGTTCCTCGAGCTGTGCCCGCTCGCCGCGTGGGGCAGCGACTTCCACGTGGGCGGCAGCGTCATCGCGGGCATCGGCATCGTCGAGGGCGTCGAATGCATGATCGTGGCGCCGGATCCCACCGTGCGCGGCGGCACCTCGAACCCGTGGACATTGCGCAAGAACCTGCGCATGAACGACATCGCCATGGAGAACCGGCTGCCGGTGATCGGGCTCGTGGAGTCCGGCGGCGCCGACTTGCCCACGCAGAAAGAGGTTTTCGTCCCCGGCGGCCGGATGTTCCGCGACCTGACGAAGCTCTCCGCGATGGGCATCCCGACCATCGCGCTGGTGTTCGGCAACTCCACGGCGGGCGGCGCGTACGTCCCCGGCATGTCCGACTACACGGTGATGATCAAGGAGCGCTCCAAGGTGTTCCTCGGCGGTCCGCCGCTGGTGAAGATGGCCACCGGCGAGGAGTCCGACGACGAATCCCTCGGTGGCGCCGAAATGCACGCTCGGACTTCGGGTCTGGCCGACTATCTGGCCGTCGACGAGCAGGACGCGATCCGCATCGGCCGCTCCATCGTCAAGCGCCTGAACTGGAAGAAGCAGGGTCCCGCGCCGCGCGCGGAAGTGATCGAGCCGCTGTTCGACCAGGAGGAGCTGCTCGGCATCGTCCCCTCGGATCTGAAGATCCCGTTCGACCCGCGCGAAGTGATCGCCCGCGTCGTGGACGGCTCCGATTTCGACGAGTTCAAGCCGCTGTACGGCAGCAGCTTGGTCACGGGATGGGCGGAGCTGCACGGCTATCCGGTCGGCATCCTGGCCAACGCCCGTGGCGTCCTGTTCTCCGAGGAGGCGCAGAAGGCCGCGCAGTTCATCCAGCTGGCCAACCAGTCGGACACGCCACTGTTGTTCCTGCACAACACCACCGGCTACATGGTCGGCAAGGAGTTCGAGCAGAAGGGCATCATCAAGCACGGCGCGATGATGATCAACGCGGTGTCCAACTCGAAGGTGCCGCACATCTCGCTGCTGATGGGCGCCTCCTACGGCGCGGGCCACTACGGCATGTGCGGTCGCGCCTACGATCCGCGCTTCGTCTTCGCCTGGCCCAGTGCGAAATCCGCGGTCATGGGCGGCGCGCAGCTGGCCGGTGTCATCTCCATCGTCGGCCGCGCCGCCGCCGAGGCCAAGGGCATGCCGTTCGACGAGGAGGCCGACGCGGGCATGCGCGCCATGATCGAGGCGCAGATCGAGGCCGAGTCGCTGCCGATGTTCATGTCGGGCAGGCTCTACGACGACGGCGTCATCGACCCCCGCGACACCCGCACGGTATTGGGCATGGCGCTTTCGGCCATCCACAATGCCCCGATCAAGGGCGCCGAGGGCTTCGGCGTCTTCCGGATGTGA